In Synergistaceae bacterium, a genomic segment contains:
- a CDS encoding D-alanine--D-alanine ligase, with amino-acid sequence MKVVVVCGGTSPEREVSLKSGSTVYEKLNEVGLDAIKIDVTSPSKFLKEWRSYQAEGVYIALHGGWGENGYIQACLNLFGIPYTGSGPEASMYAMDKSTAKLFFERDGINTPEGVSLLKGEQNTELAIKLLEKYGEIIVKPNSGGSTVGVTKLTNTEEILPALNLAWESEEKALVEAYIPGKEATVTVFEKEDATVIALPTIEIRPKEGFYDYTNKYTAGCTEYLCPATFPKDIDKEMFNMAVAAHKSLGCRSFSRVDFRVTEEGTPYVLEVNTIPGMTSTSLVPMAVKAYGMDLPEFLSEVVTTSFKINRAI; translated from the coding sequence ATGAAAGTTGTTGTAGTGTGTGGCGGAACCAGTCCGGAAAGAGAAGTTTCTTTAAAGTCCGGCAGTACAGTATACGAAAAACTTAATGAAGTTGGCTTAGACGCTATAAAAATAGATGTTACATCTCCTTCCAAATTTCTAAAAGAATGGAGATCTTATCAAGCAGAAGGGGTTTATATTGCTTTACATGGAGGTTGGGGAGAAAACGGTTACATTCAGGCTTGTTTAAACTTATTTGGCATACCTTATACTGGTTCTGGTCCTGAAGCATCAATGTATGCAATGGATAAAAGCACTGCTAAATTATTCTTTGAAAGAGATGGAATTAATACACCCGAAGGTGTTTCTTTGCTTAAAGGAGAACAAAATACTGAGTTGGCCATAAAACTGCTTGAAAAATATGGAGAAATAATTGTAAAACCCAATAGTGGTGGAAGCACTGTTGGTGTAACAAAATTAACGAATACAGAGGAAATCTTACCCGCACTTAATTTGGCTTGGGAAAGCGAAGAAAAAGCGTTAGTAGAGGCGTACATTCCCGGGAAAGAAGCTACTGTAACGGTATTTGAGAAAGAAGATGCCACTGTAATAGCGTTACCCACCATAGAAATTAGACCAAAAGAAGGATTTTACGATTACACGAATAAATATACAGCAGGTTGTACAGAGTACCTATGCCCAGCGACGTTTCCAAAAGATATAGATAAAGAAATGTTTAATATGGCAGTCGCTGCCCATAAAAGTTTAGGCTGTAGAAGTTTTAGCAGAGTAGACTTTAGGGTAACTGAAGAAGGAACTCCTTACGTATTAGAAGTCAACACGATTCCAGGTATGACGTCAACGAGCTTAGTTCCTATGGCAGTTAAAGCATATGGCATGGACCTTCCCGAGTTTTTAAGTGAAGTAGTAACAACATCATTTAAAATAAACAGAGCTATATAA
- the greA gene encoding transcription elongation factor GreA yields the protein MTRQGYDKLKAELIELRGEGRANIAASLEEARGFGDLSENAEYHAAKDEQGKLETRILLLEYQLSKAQIIDSKNIDTSTANIGTTVTLKDLDNKKTYTYTLVGTEEADIKENRISASSPVGKAVFGQKNGSEVIARTPRGIRHLKILKISLA from the coding sequence ATGACCAGACAGGGATATGATAAATTAAAAGCTGAGCTAATAGAATTGCGTGGAGAAGGACGGGCAAACATAGCTGCTAGTTTAGAAGAAGCACGCGGATTTGGTGACCTAAGCGAGAATGCCGAGTATCATGCAGCGAAAGATGAACAAGGTAAACTTGAAACCAGAATTCTCTTACTTGAGTATCAGCTAAGTAAAGCTCAAATAATAGATTCTAAAAATATTGATACAAGTACAGCTAATATTGGCACTACTGTTACCTTAAAAGACTTAGACAACAAAAAAACATACACCTATACCTTAGTAGGCACAGAAGAAGCAGATATTAAGGAAAATAGAATTTCCGCATCAAGCCCAGTAGGTAAAGCAGTCTTTGGACAAAAAAATGGCAGCGAGGTTATTGCGAGAACACCTCGTGGTATAAGACATCTTAAAATCTTAAAAATAAGCCTTGCTTAA